The genome window AGTTATGCACTGGTATGGCACCTGCACAGATATTACCAATCGCAAACAAACAGAGGAAGCCTTGCGCCGATCTGAGGAACGCTATCGGACTCTGTTTGAATCCATTGAGGAAGGCTTTTGCGTGATCGAAATGCTGTTTGATGAAAACGACACGCCGAACGATTACCGCTTTTTAAAAATTAGTCCGTCGTTTGAGAAACAAACGGGACTTACAGACGCACAAGGCAAAAGGATACGCGAGCTAGCTCCAAATCATGAAAAGCATTGGTTTGAGATTTACGGCAAAGTGGCCCTAACGGGCGAACCCATTCGCTTCGAGGCTCGTGCTGAATCTTTACACCGTTGGTTCGACGTTTATGCGTTCCGCACCGGGCAGCCGGAAGACCGCAAAGTCGCCATCCTTTTCAAGGATATTAGCGATCGCAAAGAAGCTGAAGCGGCTCTGCGAGAAAGTGAAGAGCTAAAGCAACGAATTTTAGACAGCTCTCAAGACTGCATCAAAGTGTTAACACTAGACGGGCGGCTCCAGTACATAAATAAACAGGGGACTCATCTGTTTGAAGTGGATGATCCTTCCTCTTTACTCAATGCTACCTGGGTTAGTTTTTGGCAGGGTGAAGACCACCAGAAGGCAAAGGCAGCGATTGCCGCCGCGTCATCGGGCAATGTTGGTTCATTTCGAGGCTATTGCCCCACGGCAAAAGGCAAGCCGAAATGGTGGGATGTTATCGTCACACCCATTCGAGATGCCTCAGGGCAAGTGGTTCAACTCTTGTCAATCTCGCGAGATATCACGACGCAAAAGCAAGCGGAAGCTGAACGTGAACAACTGCTTAGCCGTGAACAAGCGGCTCGTGAACAAGCTGAGACAGCGAATCGGATTAAAGATGAGTTTTTGGCCGTGCTATCCCATGAATTGCGATCGCCGCTTAACCCGATCTTGGGTTGGACCAGTTTGCTGCGTAACGGTAGGTTGGATGCGGCAAAAACGGCTTATGCGGTGGAAACGATTGATCGCAACGCTAGGCTACAGGTGCAACTAATTGAGGATTTACTTGATGTTTCTCGCATTCTCAGTGGCAAACTTAGTTTGAATATTGTGCCTGTCGATCTCGGTATCGTGATTAGAGCCGCCTTAGAGAACGTTCGTGTAGCAGCAGTTGCCAAGTCATTGCAAATTCAGACGACAATCTCACCTACGGTAAGAAAGATTAAGGGTGATGCTGGGCGGTTGCAGCAGGTGCTATGGAACCTGTTAGCGAATGCCGTCAAATTCACGCCGGAAGGGGGTGAGATTACGGTTGCCTTAACTCAAGTAGGAACTCATGCCCAAATTCAAGTGACTGACACGGGAAAAGGCATTAATCCTGAGTTTCTGCCCTATGTCTTTGAACATTTCCGGCAAGAGGATGGAGCAACAACCCGTAAATTTGGTGGATTGGGGTTGGGGTTGGCGATTGTGCGTCATTTGGTCGAACTACACGGGGGCACGGTTCAAGTTGAGAGTCTAGGTGTTGGACAGGGGGCAACATTCACCGTCAAGTTGCCGTTGCTGAAAAATGAAAATCCCAGGATGAGGGATGAACCGATTCTTGCACCACTTACATCTCCTACCTTACCACTCTCAAATGTTCAGGTGCTTGTGGTTGACGATGAGGTAGACACCCGCGAGTTAATCGTGTTTGTTTTGGAGCAGGCTGGGACGATCGTCACCGCTGTGTCGTCGGCTTTCGCCGCATTGGAAGTTTTAGCTCAGTTTAAACCCGATGTGCTCGTCAGTGATATTGGAATGCCAGAGATGGATGGCTATATGCTGATGCAACACATTCAGGCATTGTCACAAGGTAAGCAAGTTCCAGCCGTTGCCGTCACGGCCTATGCTGGGGAGAGCGATCGGCAGCAGGCCCTGGCAGCCGGATTTCAACGGCATATTTCTAAACCGATCGAGCCAGAGATGCTTGTGCAAACGATTGTCAGCTTAATTGCAAAGGGTCGCATTGCTGAGGAAGCAGAATCAGAATAAGTGAAGCTTTCACAAAACTCAATCCGACAAAAATCTCCTCTTCACCGCTACCGAGATGGCGGGCATTAGAATTTTAACTGCATAATTATTTGACTTCATCCCAACCATAAACCAGTAGACCCAATTACAAGGAGTTAAACCTTTGTAGCTAGTCTAGAGCGTTCAATAGATGTCTTGCATAAGTGGCACAGCTAACAGAGATAAGTACTACTGCTACGTCACAACACTTGAATGAGAGCAACATGTCAGATCGAGTTGCTCCGGTTACCGCCATGCCATTGGAATGCTTTTATACCTTACCCGACAGCCTAGAAGAACATCGCATTATGTGGCGAATTGAGCCACGGTTGCGCGATGGCATTAACAGGTTGCGTCAAAAAATAGACCCTGAAGCAGAACTTGATGAAAAAATACTAGAAGCCAGAATAGCTCGCTATTTATTTGAAACGTTACAGCAGCATCCACATGAACTCGTGCGAACCCATTGGATTGCTTTTCTAGAAAGACGTTGTGAAAAAGTCGCTACCCGACTGGCTCATTTCAACCCTAGTTACTTTCGCGATTTAGTCCTCATAGGAGCTGAAGTCGCGAGTCATCCCGTAAAATTTTTTGAGAATTTTGACCCTCGACGTTCTCACTTTGAATATTGGTATCCCACCTTAAAGCGATTTTCTGATGCTAAAATCAAGTATCTAATAATTCCCAAATTTCGAGAGCTAACAGGGATAGATACGCTGGGTCGAACCAACTTAGGTTTAGCTGCCCGCTCGACGCGAAAACAAGTTAAAGAAGCTTTGCATCATTTAGGTTACGGACAAGCAGAATTATCGAAATATCTTCTAGCTTGGCAGTGCTTCCAAGAAATCAGAAATTCCCTCAAATTGGGAGTTAATCAATTTCAAGCAGAACATTTTCAGGATATTGCCAAGCGGTATTGCGAATTTAGAGAGCAATTGGCGTTACCTGAAGGTCATAATCCAGATATTAATGGAGAGGGTATTAAAACTTGGCTGGAAACTATTGGAATAGCAATCCGAAAACTTTTAAACCCACCTATTGATTCTCTCGATACATTTTCACCTTCAACAACCAATGAAAATATATCTTTACTAGAAAATATCCCTGCTCAACCCAGAGGAGATGAGGAAATGAATCAAACGGTTGTTGCTTTTAGGGAGTTTATCGCTCATTTGCTGGAAGGATTGCCAGAATATCAAGAAAAGCAATTGCTTTTTCTCAGGTATGGCTTAGAACTCAAACAAAGTCAAATTGGTCAGGAATTTAGGGGTCAAGCGCAATACCAAATCAGTCGTCTGCTTCAGCGGTTAAATAATCGGATCTTGACTCAAATTGGGAATTGGGTAAAACAACATTTGGGGCTTGAACCCAGTTCCGAATGCCTGAATGAGATTGAAGCGGTGTTATATCAATACTATTCTGACCAAATTGATGTTTTTTTTGAAAAAACAATTCAGCTTTTTGGAACCCAAAGTCGGGAGATATTAAAACTATTTTACATTCTCAAATTGAAGCCTTCAGGGATTGGAAGGAAGATTCATAAATCTGAGGCGGAAGTAAAGGAGTTGTTAGAGGTGATGAGGCAATGGCTAGGCAGCAGTATAACTGAAAAAATCCAAGCTGGAATTCAACTTGAGTTGCCATCTCAAGGTGCAGCTAAAAAGAGAATTACTGCCTTCACCGAAACCCGGTTAGAAACTATTCTGCAACTTTATTTACACTAATCAAAATACAGAACCATGAAATTAACTCTTCAAACCTTAAGCAGCTTTTATTCCGAGCATCTCTGGTTAGAGTTTTCGGATAGGGATTTGGAGCAAGCTAAATCAGCTTCTCAAGGTTACTCGAATGAAACAGGTCGCAATTATGCCTATCTCAATTCCCTGTGTTTGAATACCTTTTTGAATTGGCTAAAAAACAATTTAAGCTTAGAAGTTTCTCTGAGTGTATTTCCCAATGAGCAAATTTTGCCAAAGCTTTGGGAATTCGTTAGTGGATGTGGGATTAATTGGGGTAGTAAGCGGCTGGTACTTATTCCTAGTGATGCTATTGATTTGGCTGATTTCGCTGTTCCTCAAGAATGGGTCGATATTCCCAACTGGGCAGCAGATTATTATTTACCAATCCGAGTAAATTTAGAGGAGCAATATATTCATATTTGGGGTTTTGTTTCCCGGAACACTTTAAAAGATAAAGCCGATTATGACCCAATTTATCGTCTCTATTATCTGGAGCGAGATTGGGTTGTTCCAAACTTAGACATAATGGAACTTGCGTCTAATCTTTGTCTGGATGAAAAAGGCGAAGTAACAGCGTTGCCAAAATTATCAGAGACGGAAGTAGACAATTTGATAGAGGAGCTGAGCCAACCTTCACCTTATTCTCCTCGCCTAAAGGCAACGTTTGAAAAATGGGGGGCATTATTAAATGAGAGTCATTGGTTACAGAAGTTATATGAACGACGGGTGCAGTCAGTTTCACCCACAATATCGGCTCTCACTCGATGGTTAGATGGTGTTGTGGAAGCCGGGTGGCAAACCTTTGAAGAGTTATTTAATGCTAAAACGTTAGCACCAGCATTTCGAGTGAGACGCGTCAGAGGAATTGAACTAGAAACACCAGAAAAAGCTAGACGAGCGGTGAAACAATTGTATGACAGTCAAAGTGAAGTATCTTTTCCTCCTAATATTGAAGATCGAGATGCCTTAGTTCATCTGTTACAAAATACTCCCGATGAAAGCCTTCGGTGGAAAGCGGCTGAATATTTATGGGCAATTGCTCCAAATTATCCAGGTTCTGCTATCAGAAGGGTAATGGATTTAGGCGTTCAACTCATGGGGCACCCTATCGCTTTGATGGTTGCAGTTTTACGTAAATTGGATGGTAAAGTTGCCGTATTGCTGCGAGCTTATCCCATGCACAATCGCACTAAATTACCGCCAGGTTTACAATTAATTGGGCTAGATGAAAATGGCGCTTTTGTTCCCGGTTTGGAAGCTGTCGCAAGAAGCGAACCGCAAGATGATTATATTTCTTTGTACTTCAGTGCTAATGTTGGCGAGCGCTTCAGTGTGCGTCTGGCTTTAGAAGAAACTAGTATTTGCGAACAATTTGTAGTTTAACTACGAATAAGATAGGTTAATTTGAGATAATTTAACCTACCTGTATGGGCTATTTGGGAGTGCGTGAGCGCTGAATTAAACTTAGTCGTTGAAAATAGATGGATAACTTTTGGATTCAGGTTAAGAGTGACTTTTTTTTATGGGCTTTTTCCAGTATTATATGGCTTAATAAATCCACCTAAAGGAAGCTCGATATGAGCAAGCGAGTCATCTTCAGAATTGACCAAGGTGATTTTGAACAAGGTTTTTCTGTCACCTTAATGATTAAGGAGAATGGGGAGGTTTGCGCTCCCGAAGTCAGGGGTAAGCTTGCGCCAGCAACACAAATTATTGACCGCTATAATGACTGGCAACAAGCTTACTACTCTTGGGGAAAAAGCCACCGCTGGTGGAGACGGAGGTTAGAGGTTCCAGAGCAAATAAATACAAACTATTCGAGTGCTGACAGCGAGGGTAATCCTAACAGTTATGATCACCAGTTTGAAAGGGAACTCAATGAGTGGCTAGATCGTTCTGATTTAGGGGAGTTAAGAGAGGAACTACTACATACAGTTAACAAAAACGATTGTGTAAGTTTCATTGTCCAAACGGATAACAAAGAATTACAGAGGCTACCCTGGGAGCTATGGCGTTTACTTAAAGATCGTTATCATCACCCGGAAGTAGCTATAAGCAGCAGAAGCGCACCCAAAAAAGGAGCTTTCAGAAGTTCAGTTAAAATTCTAGTGATTCTGGGTAGCGATGAAAAAATTGATATTCAAACCGACTGGAATATTCTTAGAGAAAAACTGCCAAATGACGAATTAGTATTGCTGGAAAAACCCAGCGCCGATGAATTTAGAGAAATTCTCATCAATCAAGCTTGGGATATTATCTTTTTTGCCGGACACAGTTCGACTCAAGCCGATGGAAATGATGCAAAAATTTGGCTTAATGACCAAGAATATTTATCACCTAAAAGCCTAAAAAATTCCCTCAAAAAAGCCGTTGAAAATGGCTTAAAACTGGCAATTTTTAACTCCTGCGATGGATTGGGGTTAGCACGACAATTGGAGACTTTGCAAATTCCC of Microcoleus sp. AS-A8 contains these proteins:
- a CDS encoding DUF1822 family protein; its protein translation is MKLTLQTLSSFYSEHLWLEFSDRDLEQAKSASQGYSNETGRNYAYLNSLCLNTFLNWLKNNLSLEVSLSVFPNEQILPKLWEFVSGCGINWGSKRLVLIPSDAIDLADFAVPQEWVDIPNWAADYYLPIRVNLEEQYIHIWGFVSRNTLKDKADYDPIYRLYYLERDWVVPNLDIMELASNLCLDEKGEVTALPKLSETEVDNLIEELSQPSPYSPRLKATFEKWGALLNESHWLQKLYERRVQSVSPTISALTRWLDGVVEAGWQTFEELFNAKTLAPAFRVRRVRGIELETPEKARRAVKQLYDSQSEVSFPPNIEDRDALVHLLQNTPDESLRWKAAEYLWAIAPNYPGSAIRRVMDLGVQLMGHPIALMVAVLRKLDGKVAVLLRAYPMHNRTKLPPGLQLIGLDENGAFVPGLEAVARSEPQDDYISLYFSANVGERFSVRLALEETSICEQFVV